From Halorussus lipolyticus:
CCTGATTCGTCGCGTGGCGAATCGGCACGACGCGCTCTGCGGACGCCAGTCCACCGTCGGCCAGTTTCGGTTCGGTCTCGATTCGACGGGACCGTCCGGAGTCCTCGCTGTCGCCGGTTTTGGGGCCGGTGCTGTTGACTCGCTCGGCGTGGTCCCGTATCTCCTGCCACGTGTCGTCGGTCGAACAGTCGTCCACCACGTAAACCCGGTCCACGAAGTCCGGCACGGTGTCGATGACCTCGCCGACGAACCCCTGTTCGTTGTACGCCGGTACGACGACGCCGACTGTGTTGCCGTTATACATTGTTCGAGGGTTGGTATCGACGTGGCGGCACAACGTCCGGACACGTCGGTTTACCCGTTGGTTCCGGCGATTCGGCCTTTGTTATACGCTCGCTGTCGAATCGGGCGAGACGAGCGTCCTCGCGCAAGGTCGGCCGTCTCCTCGACAGGCGTCCGCTGTCGGGCGAGTACACGCGCCCAATCGAGGACGCAAGCGGCGTGTACGACGCCGGGAATCACCTGCCGGGGTCGTCTCGCACCGCCTGTCCCGAGGACACGCGGCGGTTGATGCGACGATACGACCAACTTAGCATTTGTTTCCCAATTGTAATTCAGTCTTTGAACGGGCCGAAACCTCGGCCGGACGAGCGACGGATAGCCGAATTTAAGCCGGTCGGTGCGCCAGATTTTCGCATGGATTTCGATTTCGACTTGTTGGCCGAGTTGACCGAGACCAGCGGGGTGCCGGGATACGAGGACCGAGTGCGCGAACTCGTCCGCGAGGAGTTCACGGGGGTCGCCGACTCGGTTCACACCGACGCGATGGGCAACGTCGTGGGGACAGTCGAAGGAACCAGCGACTACGAAGTCGTCGTCGCCGCACACATGGACGAAATCGGCTTCATGATTCGCAACGTCACCGACGAGGGCTTCCTCCAAATCGACACCCTCGGCGGGTGGGACCCGGACGTGCTTCGCGCCCAGCGCGTGACCGTCCACGCCGACGACGAGGACCTCACGGGCGTCATCGGTTCGGTCCCGACCCACGTCAAGGACGACGACGACGAGTTCGCGGTCGAGGACGTGTACATCGACCTCGGACTGCCCGCCGAAGCAGTCGAGGAGCGCGTCGCGGTCGGTGACCTCGTGAGCATGGACCAGACCACCGTCGAGATGGGCGACCAGATTACCGGCAAGGCGTTAGACGACCGGGTGTGTCTGTTCGCCATGCTCGAATCCGCGAAGCGCATCTCGGACCCCGACGTGACCATCCACTTCTGCGCCACGGTGCAGGAAGAACTCGGCGTCCGGGGCGCGCCCGCGCTCGGCGTGGATTTGGACCCGGACCTCGCAGTCGCGCTCGACGTGACTGTCGCCAACGACCTCCCGTCGGTCAAAGACGAGGGCGACTACGTGACCGAACTCGGCGAGGGCGCGGCGATAAAGCTCAAAGACTCCAGCGTGGTCACGACCCCGAAGGTCCACCGCCGGATGCGCTCGGTCGCCGAGGACCGCGGCGTCGAACACCAGATGGAGGTCCTGCCCTCGGGTGCGACCGACACCTCGGGGTTCCAGAACACCCACGGCGCGAAACCGGTGGGCGCGATTTCGATTCCGACCCGGTACCTCCACACCGTCACCGAGACAGTCCACCGAGACGACGTGTCGGCGACCATCGACCTCCTGACCGCCTTCCTCGAAACCGAGACCGGCGACCACGACTACAGCCTTTGAGTCCGTCCGCCGGAAGTTTTACGCCGTGTTCGTCCGAAACCGCGGGCGTGGATAGCGTCGAACTCAGCACCGTCGTCTACGTGCCGCCCGAGGAGGCCTACGACTTCCTCGTCGATTTTCCGGGGTACGCCAACTACTCCGAGCATCTCAAACAGGTCGAGCGTCACGGCGAGGGCGGTCCCGGAACGGAGTACGACATCCACCTGCGCTGGTGGAAACTCAACTACGTCGTCCGGTCGGAAGTGACCGACTTCGAACCCCACGAGCGCATCGGGTGGCGAATCACCAAGGACCTACACGCCCACGGCGAGTGGCGCGTCGAACACGTCCCCGACGAGGCCCCGCCCGACCGCGAGACGGCCTCTCGGATTCGCCTCGTCATCGAGTTCGACGCCGACTCGGTGAGTTCCGACATGCTCGACCTGCCCCGACTGGTCTCGCTCGACTGGGTTATCGGCAAAATCAAACCGCTAGTGCTGAACGAGGGCGAGCGCGTGGTGGCCCGAATCGTGGAGGACCTCGAAGGCCAGCCCCGAGACGTAGATTTGACGCTCCACGAGTCGCCCGACACGGTGTAGTCTGACGGTCCGAAGGCTCTCCGAAGCCAAGCGGGAAACGCGAAAAACCGACGCTGAGCGTTACTCTGCCTGTCCGTAGTCGCCGCCGTACTTCATGAAGAAGTAGGCCAGACCGAGCGTGAACACCAGCGCGGCCGTCGTGGCGATGCCGAGCGTCTTGGCACTGGACGGAATCGCGGGGCCGCCACCGCCGCCACCGCCCGCGTCCGGCGTGACCGTAATGGACCCGACCATCCCGGCCGTCTTGTGGGGCTGGCAGAAGTACTCGAAGGTGCCCTCCGTCTCGAAGGTGTAACTGTACTCGTGGCCCGTGTCGTAGGTCTTGCTCGCGCCGCCCTCGGTCCCCTGCCAGTCCGCGCCGTCGGGTTGGCCATCGGGGACGATGTTGTGGTTGTCTGACTCCCAGACGAAGTTGACCGTCGTGCCCGGCGTGATTTCGAGGTCGGCGGGTTCGAACACCAGACTCCCACCGGGACCGACGATGACCTCTTTGGCACCGCCACCGCCGCCTTCTTGTTCGCTCTCGGCCGCCGCGGTTCCCGCCGCGCCCGCAGTCGCGGCCGCGCCCGTGGCGGTCCGAAGGAATCCGCGCCGCGTGACCGACTCGCTTCCTTCCATGCTCATGCGCGAGGCTAGCGGCGGTGGGTACTGAATACTTTCGATACGCCCTTTCGCTCCGGGCGAGACCACCGCGGCCTCGCGTATCCCACGCGCGCAAAGTACTATAGTATAGTTCGCTGTGACAGCCTCCCTCGGTGTGGTGTCCTCCTCGCGGTGGCGTCGCCCGGCGAACCGCCACGGCCGCAGATTCCCGTGGGAGCGGCTGTCACGCCCGCCAGCGACGGTCCGAGGAGTCGCGTTGCTTCGACGGGTTTAAGTTCCGGATGACCTTCTTTCTGGAACGAGACAGGCCTGTACTGTCTGGTGCCATACCATCGCGGACCGCCGTTTTGGCGACCCCGACGGTGTCGGCAGACAGTAACCTGTTTCACTGACCCGTAGGAGCGTCCTGCGTACTACGGAGGTGAACAATGGCAGATCAGGAGATAGAGCAAGCAGTCTCTCGCGCACTCGAGGATGCACCTGAGCGGAACTTCCGCGAAACGGTGGACCTCGCAGTCAACCTGCGCGACCTAGATTTGAACGAACCGTCGAACCGCGTAGACGAAAGTATCGTCCTCCCGTCCGGTACCGGACAGGAGACGAAGATTGTCGTGTTCGCGGAGGGCGAAACCGCCCTTCGCGCCGAAGACGTTGCCGACGAGGTTTTCGACAGCGACGACCTCGAAGACCTCGGCGACGACGACGACGAGGCCAAAGACCTCGCGGACGAGACCGACTTCTTCATCGCCGAAGCGGCGCTGATGCAAGACATCGGTCGGTACCTCGGTACCATCCTCGGCCCGCGCGGTAAGATGCCCGAACCGCTCCAGCCCGACGACGACGTCGTCGAGACCGTCCAGCGGATGAAGAATACGGTCCAGCTACGGAGTGGCGACCGACGCACTTTCCACACCCGCGTCGGGGCAGAGGACATGGACGCGGAGGAAATCGCCGACAACATCGACGTGATTCTCCGCCGACTCCACTCGAATCTCGAAAAAGGCCCGCTGAACATCGACAACGTCTTCGTGAAGACGACGATGGGACCGGCCGTGGAGGTGGCCTAAGATGTCGGCCGAGCGTAAGACCGAGACCATCCCCCAATGGAAACAGGAGGAGGTCGACGACATCGCCGACCTCATCGAGAGCTACAGCAGTGTCGGCATCGTCAACGTGACGGGCATCCCGTCGCGCCAGCTTCAGACGATGCGGCGCAACCTTCACGGGAGCGCCGAACTCCGCATCAGCCGGAACACGCTACTGGTCCGCGCCCTCGAACAAGTGAACGAGGGCGTCGAGGACCTTACCCAGTACGTCTCCGGCGAAGTCGGACTCATCGGCACGAACGACAACCCCTTCGGGCTGTACAAACAGCTCGAAGCCTCCAAGAGTCCCGCGCCCATCGGCGCGGGCGAAGTCGCGCCCAACGACATCGTCATCCCCGAGGGTGACACGGGCGTCGACCCCGGTCCGTTCGTGGGCGAACTCCAGTCCATCGGTGCGGCGGCCCGCATCATGGAAGGGTCCATCCACGTCACCGAGGACAGCGTTATCGCCGAGGAGGGCGAGGAAGTGTCCGAGGAAGCGGCCAACGTCCTCGCGGAACTCGGCATCGAGCCGAAGGAAGTGGGACTGGACCTGCGCGGCGTCTACTCCGACGGCGTCCTGTTCGAGTCCGAGGAGTTGGAAATCGACGTCGAGGAGTACCGCGCGGACATCGAGTCTGCGGCGGCCCGCGCCCGCAACCTCTCGGTCAACGCGGTCTACCCGACCGCCCAGACCACGCCGACCCTCATCCAGAAGGCCGAGGGCGAGGCCAAGAGCCTCGGTCTGCAGGCCGAAGTCGAGAGTCCGGACGTCGTGCCGGACCTCGTGAGCAAGGCGGACGGACAGGTTCGTGCGCTTGCTGGACAGATCGACGACGAGGACGCCCTCCCCGAGGAGCTTCGTGACGTAGAGGCTCCCGCCGCGGGCGGCTCCTCCGAGGACGAATCGACCGACGAAGAAACCGAATCCGAAGCCGACGAGAGCGAGGCCGACGACGCCGACGACGAGGAAGACGACGACGGCGACGACGGCGGAGACGCTCTCGGCGCGATGTTCGGATAACCAACCACCCCCAAACTACTAACCATGGAATACGTTTACGCTGCACTCATCCTGAACGAATCGGGCGAAGAAATCAACGAAGACAACCTCACCAACGTACTCGACGCCGCCGGCGTCGATGTCGAGGAGTCCCGCGTCAAGGCGCTCGTCGCCGCGCTGGAAGACGTCGACATCGACGAGGCCGTCGAGCAGGCCGCGGCCGTGCCCGCTGGCGGAGCCGCCGCCGGCGGTGCCGCCGCAGAGGGCGGTGCCGACGAGGAGTCCGCCGACGAGGACGAGTCCGCCGACGAGGAAGAGGAAGCGGCCGAAGAAGAGGACGACGGCGACGACGAGGCCGACGGCGAGGGTCTCGGCGAACTCTTCGGTTAAATCCGTCCCACCCCAGAACTGGATTCTTTCTTTCGCGCGCTATCGGGTAGCTGTGCGCTTATCACCGGACAAATATTGAAATATATTTGTTTTACAAATATTGTTGTTCGTTAGAGTTAGTTGTATATTGCTCTCGTCCCAGTGTAACTGTACGCGCGAACAGTACGGCTCGGGACCAAAATTGGGGTTGGGAACGCTTCTGAAGCCCCCGCCCGGTCGCGGTCGCTGTGGCGGATATTCGCGGCTCTCAGCACCGCCCGCCGCGAATAGAGCCCCCACAGCGACTACAGTAAACGCGACCGGGCGGCCCCTTCATCCACCCGTGTTGGTTCGTGTCGGCGAGCGTTTGCCGGTGGAAAGTTCCACGGAGCGCGGGCCTCACGCCTCCCCAACCTCCTCCTTCGCTCCTTTCAGTCGCTCGGTCGTCCACCGGCAGAGACAAGCTCTGCCGAGCCTCGCTTCGCTCTACTCAGCGAGACCTCGCGCGGATTGGCGCGGCATGAACGCCGCGCCAGCGCGCGCCGAGTCTTGGATGCAACAGTAGTCTGGATAGAACGGTAGTCGGGAGCGGTCGGTACGAACGTTTAAGTCCGAAAGCGGGACCAAAGTGCCTCGATGGAAGCAGTCGGCGTCCGACTCGGGATGGGCTTGGGGACCTCAGCCACGGCGCTGGCGTTCGTCCTCGGCGGCATCGCCTTGGGAACGCTCAGCGGCCTCACGCCCGGTCTCCACGTGAACAACCTCGCGCTCCTGCTGGCGTCGGTTGCGCCCGCGGTCCCCGGCCCGGCGCGACTCGTCGGCGCGGCGATGCTGTCCGCCGGGGTGGTCCACTCCTTCCTCGACGCCGTGCCCGCTCTCGCACTCGGGGTGCCCGACGCCGCGATGGCGGCGACCGCTCTGCCGGGCCACCGCCTCGTTGTCGCCGGGCGAGGCCGCGAGGCGGTCCGCCTCTCCGCGCTCGGGAGCGGACTGGCCGTCGCGTTCGCGGTCCCGCTGGCGGTTCCGATTACCCGCGGCATGACCGTGGCCTACCCCGTCGTCCGAAATCATCTCCCTATCGTCCTCGGCGGCGTGGTCGCCTTCCTCCTGCTGACCGAGGGTTCGGCCCGCGCCGTCGGCGGCGGCGCGGCGGCTTTCGCCGGAAGCGCAACCCTCGGCCACGCGACCCTTGACCTCTCGCCGACCGCACCGCTCGCGGCGGGCGGGATGCTCACGCCCCTGTTCGCCGGACTGTTCGGCGCGCCCGTCCTCGTCGAGGCCCTCTCGGGGTCGGGCGTCCCCGAGCAGGACGACCCCGTAATCGCAACCTCCCGCCGAATCGTGGCGGTTACGGCGCTTGCAGGTAGCGTCGCCGGTGCGGTCGTGGGCTACCTGCCGGGCGTCTCGTCGGCCGTCGCCGCGGTCATCGCGCTGGCGCTCGTCCCCGGTTCGACCGAGGCCCGCGGGTTCGTGGTTGCGACCAGCGGGGTCAACACCGCGAACACGATTTTCGCCCTGTTCGCACTCTCGGCGCTCGGCACGCCCCGGACCGGCGTGATGGTCGCGCTTCAGGAGGTCGGTGCCCCGGTGAACTTGCCCTTGCTCCTCGCCAGCGCCGGAATCGCCGGCATCGCTGGCTTCCTGCTGGTCCTCTCGGTCGGCGACCGCTACCTCCGGGCAGTCGGGTCGCTCGACCAGTTCCGGTTGTCGATGGCGGTCCTCTGTCTGCTCGCCGGACTGAGTTTCCTGTTCGCCGGCGGAGTCGGCGTGATTGTCTTCGCCGTCGCGGCGCTGGTGGGACTGGTCCCTGCCCAGTTCGGTGCCCGGCGGGTTCACCTGATGGGCGTTCTGCTCGGTCCGCTGATGCTGGGTCTCTGAGGACGACCCTCGCTCACGCCTCCAGTATTCGCTTCGTCCGGCGGTGGCGGTCCCGAAACATCGGTTCGAAGCCAATCCACCCCAGCGGCCCGAGGAGGCCCCGAACCACGGGCAGTTCGTACTCCACGCGGTCCCGGACCAGCGTCGCCTCGTCGCTGATGGCGTAGAAGGAGTGGGTGTGGTGCCACTCCGGGAAGGGACCGCCCTCCATCACGTCGGCGAAGACCGCTGTACTGTCGCCTTCGTCCCTGCGGGTGATGCGGGTGGTCCACCGCTGGCGCGGCCCGAGACCGAGGGGTTGCATCGACAGTCGGACTCGGGTGCCGGCTTCGAGGAGGGCGTCGTCGCCGCGCAGGTCGCCGTCCGGTCCGCGGACCTCCTCGACCCGGAGGTTCATCCAGTCGGGAGTCAGCGCCTCCAGTCCGCCGATTCGGGAGTGGAAGTCCCAGACCGCCGACAGGGGCGCGCCGATGCGGGCCGCTCGCTGGTAGGTGGGCATGGTCGGTAGTTGTGTCAGCACCGACAAAACTTCCGGGGCATCGGCGAGCGCTCACCACCGGGGACCGGCAAATACTGACTGTCACATCGAGACTTTATATACCGAGCGCACTTCTCCACTGCATATGGTTTCGGAGCGCGCGACCAGAACGACCCCGTTCGCCGCGATGGACGTTCTCGAACGGGCCAACCGCATGGACGACGTTGTACACCTCGAAGTGGGCGAACCGGATTTCGAGACGCCCGAGGCAGTCACCGAGTCGGCAGTCGCGGCGCTCCGCGCGGGCGAGACAGGGTACACCTCCTCGAAGGGCAAACCACAACTCCGGCGCGCAATCGCGGACTACTACGACCGCCGGTACGGCGTGGACGTGGACCCCGAGCGCATCGTCGTGACCTCCGGGTCGTCGCCCGCGCTCCTGCTGGCGTTCTCGGCGCTGGTGGACCCCGGCGACGAGGTGGTGCTGACCGACCCCTACTACGCCTGCTACCCCAACTTCGTCAGACAGGTCGGCGGGAGGGTTTCGACCGTCTCGCTGGCGGCCGACGACGGATTTCGGCCGCGGGCCGATTCCTTCGCGCCCACGGTGGACTCGGAGACGGAGGCCCTCCTGCTCAACTCCCCGGCGAACCCCACCGGCGCGGTGTTCTCGGACTCGACGCTCGAAGAACTGGTCGAACTCGCCGAGGAGGCCGACGCCACGGTGGTCTCCGACGAGGTGTACCACGGCCTGACCTACGATGGCGACGACCACACCGCCTTAGAGTACACCGACGACGCCTTCGTGATAGACGGCTTCTCGAAGCGATTCTCGATGACGGGGTGGCGACTCGGGTGGATGGTCGCACCCGACGAGTACGTCGGCCACGTCAATCGCATCGCCCAGAACACGCTCATCTGCGCGCCCAACTTCGTCCAGTCCGGTGGGGTCGCGGCGTTAGACGAGGTGGGCGACGACTTTCTGGACGACGTGCGCGAGACCTACCGCGAGCGCCGGGACTACCTCGTGAGCGAAGTCGAGGACTGGGGCCTGAGCATGGACTACACGCCGGGCGGCGCGTACTACCTGCTGGTGGACGTGAGCGACCTGCCGGGGGACGCTTTTGACGCCGCGGACTTCTTCCTCGAAGAAGCGGGCGTGGCGATGACGCCCGGCCCGGACTTCGGGACCAACGCCGAGGAGTGTCTGCGGGTCTCCTACGCCAACAGCGCCGAGCGACTGGCCGAGGCCTCCGAGCGAGTCCAGCGGGCCTTGGAGCGCGTCGAGAGTCCGACCGCGGACTAACCCGGCCTCGGCGGGTTTGAGACAACTCCTCGTTTTTCAAACGCAGACGTATAATCTTCAAAGACGCATATATAATTTCCTGCGCGAGTGACGAGACCGTGGCTATCTCCCCACAGACGCAACCGAAAACTGCTCACGAACCCGTATCGGTCCCCGGTCAGACGCCACCAAACGCGCCTACTTCAGCCGTTCTTGGAGGAACGACGGATGGGCCGCCGTCACGCCGTCGATTTCCAGCATCTTCTCGCTGATAACGTCGCCCACGGCGTCGCCGTCCGCCGCCCGGACCTCCGCCATCAGCATGTGGTCGCCCGACGACGAATAGAGAGTCTCCACTTCGTCCAGCGCCTTCAAATCGCGGGTGGCCTCGACGTACTTCTCGCTGGCGACGTCCATCCCGACGAGCGCGATGGACTTGCTAGACAGCTTCTTGGGGTCGATTTCGGCCGAATACCCCACGATGACCCCCTCGTCTTCCAGCTTTTCGATGTATTTCCGAACCGTGGGCTTCGAGACGTTCGCCCGGTCGGCGATTTCGGCGTACGACGCTTGGGCGTCGTCCTCTAGGACCGATAGAATCCGGTCTTCGGTGGATTGGGTACTCATTACCAGTCTATTTCGGATACGAGAAAAAATACCTTGCGAACGGGAAAACAGTTCGTGGCCTGAGAAAAACCCCGTTGGCGGTAGTTCGGATGGCCCCATTCCGGCGGTTCGGTCGGCCCTAATCCGACCTGCGGGCGGACAACGGGACGTTACGCTCGCCGAACGACCGGGAGGAACTGGCCCTTTTTCGGACGACCGGCCGGTATCCGGCGACATGGCACGACGCTCGCGGAGACGGTTCGTACAGGTCTCGCTCGCCGGAATCGCTGTCGGTCTCGCCGGGTGTGGCATGCCCGGCGGAGAGGGTGACGGCGAGGAGGGCGGCGAGGAAGGAGACGAGGAGGGAGAAGAAGGCGGAGAGGAGGGCGGCGAGGACGAAAACAGAGCCGCCCCCGAGTTCGCCGACGAGTAGCGCCCGGCGCTGTCGCTCCGGAATCGAGAAAAGCGAAGAAATCGGCTTCGACGTTACTTGTGGCGGTCGAGCAGGTCGTAGCTACGCTCCCACTCGTAGTCGTCGTCGAAGTACCGCTCTGCGAGTGGCTCCTCGGGCATGTCGCCCGCGTTCCGCTTTTCCTGCTGGTAGGAGGGTCGGTCCTCGTCGTGGTAGAACCGACCGGTGAGGACTTTGCCCTCGTAGAGGGCGTCCTCGGCCTCCTGCATCATCTCCGACGCCTCGCCGCGGTCGGTGATGTCGAAGTCGTAGTCGTCGCTGTCCTGCACGTCGATGTACGGGACGTACTGCTTTGCGTCCTTGTTCCACGTCGGGCACTGGGTCAGGAAGTCCACGTGGGCGAACCCGTCGTGTTCCATCGCCTCGGTCAGGATTTCCTTGGCCTGATTCGGGTTGACCGCCGCGGTCCGGGCGACGTAGGACGCCCCGGAGGTCAGCGCGAGCGACAGGGGTCGAATCGGCTGTTTGGCGCTCCCGTGAGGCTGAGTCTTCGACTTGTGACCCTTCGGACTGGTCGGGGAGGTCTGGCCCTTGGTCAGCCCGAAGATTTCGTTGTCGAAGACGATGTAGGTCATGTCGTGGTTCTCGCGGGCGGTGTGCATGAAGTGGTTCCCGCCGATGCCGTAGCCGTCGCCGTCACCGCCCGCCGCGATGACTTCGAGGTCCGGGTTGGCCATCTTGGCCGCGCGAGCGACCGGGAGCGACCGGCCGTGGATGGAGTGGAACCCGTAGCTCCGGAAGTAACTCGACAGCTTGCCGGAACAGCCGATACCCGTAACCAGCAGGGTCTCCTCGGGGTTACGGCCGACCTCGGGCATGGCCTGCTTCAGCGCCTTCAGGACGCCGAAGTCGCCACAGCCCGGACACCACGTCGCCTGCGGCTCGATTTCCGGAGTGAACTCGTCTCTGTCGATGTCGCGCTCCTCGCCGATTGCGTTGAATGCACTCATGTTTAATCACCCGTTGCGGATTCGATGCGGACGTTGTACTGGCTCAAGTCGGCCTCGCCGCCGAGTCGGCTCTCGAACCCGGAGACGACCTCCTCGGGTTCGAAGGGGTTGCCGTCGTACTTGAGCAGGCTGTACAGCTTCTCGCCGAAGCGACCGAGCTGACCCTGAACGTGACGACGGAACTGGGCCGAGGCGTTCATCTCCACGACCAGCGACTCGTCCACGCTCTCCAAGAAGGCCGTCACGTCGTCCTTCGGGAAGGGCATGATGTCGCTGACGTTCATCGCCTTGACCGAGTGGCCGTCGTCGTTGAGGCGGTCCACGGCCTCCTCGATGACGCCCTTGGTCGAACCGAAGCTGAGGATGCCGTACTCGGCGTCCTCCGGCCCGTAGACCGGCTGATGGTCGGCGTTCTCGGCCAACTCGTCGCGGATGGCGTCGAGCTTGGACATCCGGCGGTTCATCTGCACCACGCGGTTGTTCGGGTCCTCGCTGATGTGACCGACCTCGTTGTGTTCGTTACCCGACGCGAGGAAGTTCCCGCCCTTCTGGCCGGGGATGGACCGGCGACTGACGCCGCCGAAGCCGCTGTCCTCGTCGTCGTACATGTACCGCTTGAAGCGTCCGGCTTCTTGGACCGCTTCTTCGAGTTCGGCCTCGGTCACGACACTTCCGATGTCGGGATTCGGCTCCTCGTCGAAGTGGTCCTCGGGGACGGTCTGGTGGCCGCCCGAGAGCTTCTGGTCGTAGAGGACGATTGCCGGAATCTGGTACTCGTAGGCGATTTCGAAGGCCTTGCGAGTCTGCTCGTAACACTCCGCGGGGTCGCCCGGCGCGAACACCACGCGGTTCGAGTCGCCCTGCGAGGTGTACAGGACGTGTTCGAGGTCACCCTGCTCGGGCTTGGTCGGCATCCCGGTCGAAGGCCCGGCGCGCATCGCTTCCACGAGGACGATGGGCGTCTCGGTAATCTCGGCCAGTCCGAGCGGTTCGGACATCAGCGCGAAGCCACCACCGGACGACCCGGACATCGCCTTCGCACCGGCGTGGCTCGCACCGATGGCGAGCGACGCCGCGGCGATTTCGTCCTCGACCTGCTCGGAGATGCCACCCATCTCGGGCAGGTGTTGGGTCATGATGGTGTACACGTCGGTCCACGGGGTCATCGGGTAGCCCGAGATGAATCGACAGCCCTCGTCCAGCGCACCGTAGGC
This genomic window contains:
- a CDS encoding M42 family metallopeptidase; the encoded protein is MDFDFDLLAELTETSGVPGYEDRVRELVREEFTGVADSVHTDAMGNVVGTVEGTSDYEVVVAAHMDEIGFMIRNVTDEGFLQIDTLGGWDPDVLRAQRVTVHADDEDLTGVIGSVPTHVKDDDDEFAVEDVYIDLGLPAEAVEERVAVGDLVSMDQTTVEMGDQITGKALDDRVCLFAMLESAKRISDPDVTIHFCATVQEELGVRGAPALGVDLDPDLAVALDVTVANDLPSVKDEGDYVTELGEGAAIKLKDSSVVTTPKVHRRMRSVAEDRGVEHQMEVLPSGATDTSGFQNTHGAKPVGAISIPTRYLHTVTETVHRDDVSATIDLLTAFLETETGDHDYSL
- a CDS encoding SRPBCC family protein; this translates as MDSVELSTVVYVPPEEAYDFLVDFPGYANYSEHLKQVERHGEGGPGTEYDIHLRWWKLNYVVRSEVTDFEPHERIGWRITKDLHAHGEWRVEHVPDEAPPDRETASRIRLVIEFDADSVSSDMLDLPRLVSLDWVIGKIKPLVLNEGERVVARIVEDLEGQPRDVDLTLHESPDTV
- a CDS encoding plastocyanin/azurin family copper-binding protein produces the protein MSMEGSESVTRRGFLRTATGAAATAGAAGTAAAESEQEGGGGGAKEVIVGPGGSLVFEPADLEITPGTTVNFVWESDNHNIVPDGQPDGADWQGTEGGASKTYDTGHEYSYTFETEGTFEYFCQPHKTAGMVGSITVTPDAGGGGGGGPAIPSSAKTLGIATTAALVFTLGLAYFFMKYGGDYGQAE
- a CDS encoding 50S ribosomal protein L1, which gives rise to MADQEIEQAVSRALEDAPERNFRETVDLAVNLRDLDLNEPSNRVDESIVLPSGTGQETKIVVFAEGETALRAEDVADEVFDSDDLEDLGDDDDEAKDLADETDFFIAEAALMQDIGRYLGTILGPRGKMPEPLQPDDDVVETVQRMKNTVQLRSGDRRTFHTRVGAEDMDAEEIADNIDVILRRLHSNLEKGPLNIDNVFVKTTMGPAVEVA
- a CDS encoding 50S ribosomal protein L10 codes for the protein MSAERKTETIPQWKQEEVDDIADLIESYSSVGIVNVTGIPSRQLQTMRRNLHGSAELRISRNTLLVRALEQVNEGVEDLTQYVSGEVGLIGTNDNPFGLYKQLEASKSPAPIGAGEVAPNDIVIPEGDTGVDPGPFVGELQSIGAAARIMEGSIHVTEDSVIAEEGEEVSEEAANVLAELGIEPKEVGLDLRGVYSDGVLFESEELEIDVEEYRADIESAAARARNLSVNAVYPTAQTTPTLIQKAEGEAKSLGLQAEVESPDVVPDLVSKADGQVRALAGQIDDEDALPEELRDVEAPAAGGSSEDESTDEETESEADESEADDADDEEDDDGDDGGDALGAMFG
- the rpl12p gene encoding 50S ribosomal protein P1, which produces MEYVYAALILNESGEEINEDNLTNVLDAAGVDVEESRVKALVAALEDVDIDEAVEQAAAVPAGGAAAGGAAAEGGADEESADEDESADEEEEAAEEEDDGDDEADGEGLGELFG
- a CDS encoding tripartite tricarboxylate transporter permease; translation: MEAVGVRLGMGLGTSATALAFVLGGIALGTLSGLTPGLHVNNLALLLASVAPAVPGPARLVGAAMLSAGVVHSFLDAVPALALGVPDAAMAATALPGHRLVVAGRGREAVRLSALGSGLAVAFAVPLAVPITRGMTVAYPVVRNHLPIVLGGVVAFLLLTEGSARAVGGGAAAFAGSATLGHATLDLSPTAPLAAGGMLTPLFAGLFGAPVLVEALSGSGVPEQDDPVIATSRRIVAVTALAGSVAGAVVGYLPGVSSAVAAVIALALVPGSTEARGFVVATSGVNTANTIFALFALSALGTPRTGVMVALQEVGAPVNLPLLLASAGIAGIAGFLLVLSVGDRYLRAVGSLDQFRLSMAVLCLLAGLSFLFAGGVGVIVFAVAALVGLVPAQFGARRVHLMGVLLGPLMLGL
- a CDS encoding SRPBCC family protein, which produces MPTYQRAARIGAPLSAVWDFHSRIGGLEALTPDWMNLRVEEVRGPDGDLRGDDALLEAGTRVRLSMQPLGLGPRQRWTTRITRRDEGDSTAVFADVMEGGPFPEWHHTHSFYAISDEATLVRDRVEYELPVVRGLLGPLGWIGFEPMFRDRHRRTKRILEA
- a CDS encoding pyridoxal phosphate-dependent aminotransferase, giving the protein MVSERATRTTPFAAMDVLERANRMDDVVHLEVGEPDFETPEAVTESAVAALRAGETGYTSSKGKPQLRRAIADYYDRRYGVDVDPERIVVTSGSSPALLLAFSALVDPGDEVVLTDPYYACYPNFVRQVGGRVSTVSLAADDGFRPRADSFAPTVDSETEALLLNSPANPTGAVFSDSTLEELVELAEEADATVVSDEVYHGLTYDGDDHTALEYTDDAFVIDGFSKRFSMTGWRLGWMVAPDEYVGHVNRIAQNTLICAPNFVQSGGVAALDEVGDDFLDDVRETYRERRDYLVSEVEDWGLSMDYTPGGAYYLLVDVSDLPGDAFDAADFFLEEAGVAMTPGPDFGTNAEECLRVSYANSAERLAEASERVQRALERVESPTAD
- the lrpA1 gene encoding HTH-type transcriptional regulator LrpA1; its protein translation is MSTQSTEDRILSVLEDDAQASYAEIADRANVSKPTVRKYIEKLEDEGVIVGYSAEIDPKKLSSKSIALVGMDVASEKYVEATRDLKALDEVETLYSSSGDHMLMAEVRAADGDAVGDVISEKMLEIDGVTAAHPSFLQERLK
- a CDS encoding thiamine pyrophosphate-dependent enzyme, whose translation is MSAFNAIGEERDIDRDEFTPEIEPQATWCPGCGDFGVLKALKQAMPEVGRNPEETLLVTGIGCSGKLSSYFRSYGFHSIHGRSLPVARAAKMANPDLEVIAAGGDGDGYGIGGNHFMHTARENHDMTYIVFDNEIFGLTKGQTSPTSPKGHKSKTQPHGSAKQPIRPLSLALTSGASYVARTAAVNPNQAKEILTEAMEHDGFAHVDFLTQCPTWNKDAKQYVPYIDVQDSDDYDFDITDRGEASEMMQEAEDALYEGKVLTGRFYHDEDRPSYQQEKRNAGDMPEEPLAERYFDDDYEWERSYDLLDRHK